The following proteins are encoded in a genomic region of Pyxicephalus adspersus chromosome 9, UCB_Pads_2.0, whole genome shotgun sequence:
- the B3GAT3 gene encoding galactosylgalactosylxylosylprotein 3-beta-glucuronosyltransferase 3 isoform X1: protein MLVTSLTGARSPERPLLLPVLLQMNGDVRIIPIVRFRSCSFFNMRLKLRNIFLVYFVVSSAGLMYALLQLGQQCDCTHSTNYALRKEQLSHRGKENLPIIYVVTPTFARPHQRAELTRLSQTLLLVPSLHWILVEDSAERTAAVAELLAQSDLPYTHLNVQTPLAMKLKDSDPNWLKPRGVEQRNEALRWLREHRSPGDRGVVYFADDDNTYSVKIFQEMRYTQKVSVWPVGLVGGLRYEAPLVDNGKVIGFHTAWKTHRPFPIDMAGFAVSLSLLLTHPNARFDPDAERGFLESSLLGQLVTLRELEPRADNCTKVWVWHTRTEKPKLKQEDMLEKQGRGSNPKIFV from the exons ATGCTCGTGACGTCACTAACAGGCGCGAGGTCACCTGAAAGACCCCTATTGCTTCCGGTTCTGCTGCAGATGAATGGGGACGTACGAATAATTCCAAT TGTTAGGTTCCGCAGCTGTTCTTTCTTCAACATGAGGCTGAAGTTGAGGAatatttttcttgtgtattttgtGGTATCGAGTGCTGGTCTTATGTATGCTCTGCTACAACTGG GCCAGCAATGTGACTGCACACACTCCACAAATTATGCCTTAAGGAAGGAACAACTGAGCCATCGTGGTAAAGAGAACTTGCCTATTATTTATGTAGTAACCCCAACTTTTGCAAG GCCCCATCAGAGAGCTGAGCTTACCCGTCTGTCTCAGACATTACTTCTAGTACCTTCCCTGCACTGGATTCTAGTAGAGGACTCTGCGGAGCGTACTGCAGCAGTGGCTGAGCTCCTGGCACAGAGTGACCTGCCTTACACACACTTGAATGTGCAGACTCCACTGGCAATGAAACTGAAAGACTCTGATCCAAACTGGCTAAAGCCACGTGGAGTGGAGCAGCGAAATGAAGCATTACGCTGGCTTCGTGAACACAGGTCCCCGGGAGACCGCGGAGTTGTGTATTTTGCAGATGATGACAACACATACAGTGTTAAAATCTTTCAGGAG ATGCGTTATACCCAGAAAGTTTCAGTTTGGCCTGTTGGGCTAGTCGGAGGTCTGAGATATGAAGCACCACTTGTTGATAATGGTAAAGTGATTGGCTTTCACACTGCCTGGAAGACACACAGGCCGTTCCCTATAGACATGGCGGGATTTGCAGTGTCCTTGTCGTTACTCTTAACCCATCCAAATGCACGATTTGACCCGGACGCCGAGAGAGGTTTTCTCGAAAGCAGCTTACTTGGACAACTTGTTACTTTGAGAGAACTGGAGCCACGAGCAGATAATTGCACTAAG GTCTGGGTGTGGCATACAAGGACTGAAAAACCAAAACTCAAGCAGGAAGATATgctggaaaaacaagggaggggATCCAACCCCAAAATATTTGTGTGA
- the B3GAT3 gene encoding galactosylgalactosylxylosylprotein 3-beta-glucuronosyltransferase 3 isoform X2, with product MRLKLRNIFLVYFVVSSAGLMYALLQLGQQCDCTHSTNYALRKEQLSHRGKENLPIIYVVTPTFARPHQRAELTRLSQTLLLVPSLHWILVEDSAERTAAVAELLAQSDLPYTHLNVQTPLAMKLKDSDPNWLKPRGVEQRNEALRWLREHRSPGDRGVVYFADDDNTYSVKIFQEMRYTQKVSVWPVGLVGGLRYEAPLVDNGKVIGFHTAWKTHRPFPIDMAGFAVSLSLLLTHPNARFDPDAERGFLESSLLGQLVTLRELEPRADNCTKVWVWHTRTEKPKLKQEDMLEKQGRGSNPKIFV from the exons ATGAGGCTGAAGTTGAGGAatatttttcttgtgtattttgtGGTATCGAGTGCTGGTCTTATGTATGCTCTGCTACAACTGG GCCAGCAATGTGACTGCACACACTCCACAAATTATGCCTTAAGGAAGGAACAACTGAGCCATCGTGGTAAAGAGAACTTGCCTATTATTTATGTAGTAACCCCAACTTTTGCAAG GCCCCATCAGAGAGCTGAGCTTACCCGTCTGTCTCAGACATTACTTCTAGTACCTTCCCTGCACTGGATTCTAGTAGAGGACTCTGCGGAGCGTACTGCAGCAGTGGCTGAGCTCCTGGCACAGAGTGACCTGCCTTACACACACTTGAATGTGCAGACTCCACTGGCAATGAAACTGAAAGACTCTGATCCAAACTGGCTAAAGCCACGTGGAGTGGAGCAGCGAAATGAAGCATTACGCTGGCTTCGTGAACACAGGTCCCCGGGAGACCGCGGAGTTGTGTATTTTGCAGATGATGACAACACATACAGTGTTAAAATCTTTCAGGAG ATGCGTTATACCCAGAAAGTTTCAGTTTGGCCTGTTGGGCTAGTCGGAGGTCTGAGATATGAAGCACCACTTGTTGATAATGGTAAAGTGATTGGCTTTCACACTGCCTGGAAGACACACAGGCCGTTCCCTATAGACATGGCGGGATTTGCAGTGTCCTTGTCGTTACTCTTAACCCATCCAAATGCACGATTTGACCCGGACGCCGAGAGAGGTTTTCTCGAAAGCAGCTTACTTGGACAACTTGTTACTTTGAGAGAACTGGAGCCACGAGCAGATAATTGCACTAAG GTCTGGGTGTGGCATACAAGGACTGAAAAACCAAAACTCAAGCAGGAAGATATgctggaaaaacaagggaggggATCCAACCCCAAAATATTTGTGTGA